GCAGCCTCTGAGAATTCATCACCAATAATAAAATTTAGATCTGATATATCTTTTAGTGAGCACTCTTTTGTTAATTTATCAAGCTTTGCTTTTATTTCTTTTTTATATGGAAGAGATATAAAATGAATAAGATCTATTTTTGTAGAAAGTCCGAATCCAACGAGTTTAACAAGCGCGGCGTCAATACCG
Above is a window of Thermodesulfobacteriota bacterium DNA encoding:
- a CDS encoding anhydro-N-acetylmuramic acid kinase, whose product is MSKDLQSLSGKQEKVVVGLMSGTSKDGIDAALVKLVGFGLSTKIDLIHFISLPYKKEIKAKLDKLTKECSLKDISDLNFIIGDEFSEAAQKVISESGLSFNDVDLIGSHGQTVYHNPPSYKAG